From a region of the Paenibacillus lutimineralis genome:
- a CDS encoding PRC-barrel domain-containing protein, with amino-acid sequence MRLQQLIGLAVFDIENGKRVGKVSDILLDQDWAISGIQLEGKMFFSPHLRAVPWNDIVAYGEDAVMIRNQQAIQVWNAENIQLTFLSGSGRIKELPILTADGSMIGYVSDVYFDQEMGNTITGIEISDGFLSDLIEGRKKLPYISEMTKGEHAIMVPANSEQRLLENDEFS; translated from the coding sequence ATGAGGCTGCAGCAATTAATAGGACTTGCTGTATTTGATATAGAGAACGGCAAAAGGGTCGGGAAGGTCTCTGATATCCTGCTAGATCAGGATTGGGCCATCTCGGGGATTCAATTAGAGGGGAAGATGTTCTTCTCTCCGCATCTTAGAGCGGTCCCTTGGAATGATATCGTCGCGTACGGCGAAGATGCCGTGATGATTCGTAATCAACAGGCTATCCAAGTATGGAATGCCGAGAATATACAGCTTACCTTCTTATCAGGTAGCGGCAGAATTAAGGAACTGCCCATTCTTACAGCGGACGGTTCGATGATAGGTTATGTTAGCGATGTTTATTTTGACCAGGAAATGGGTAATACAATTACAGGTATTGAAATCAGTGACGGCTTCTTGTCCGATCTGATTGAGGGGCGCAAGAAGCTTCCTTATATTTCGGAAATGACGAAGGGGGAGCATGCCATTATGGTCCCTGCAAATAGTGAGCAAAGACTTCTGGAGAACGATGAATTCAGTTAA
- a CDS encoding peptidase U32 family protein: protein MGNKPELLVPAGSIAELQAYLDCGADAFLIGEDIFGMRLPGNFTPAEIAEAVKIAHERGAKIYVCINILMSNELLKDLPDYVKQLEAAGVDAVQFGDPSVLQTVRELAPQLKLHWNGEMTSTNYMTANYWGSKGACRVVLARELNMDEITEMQPHLQIESEVQVHGMTNIYHSKRSLVRSYMAHQGRVIAENESVSKERGLFLIEAERQDEKFPIYEDRNGTHIMSSDDICILEDLHMLLGAGVDSLKIETIFKPVSYNETVIRVYRQAIDTYFADPEAYEFDEAWMETIREVQDPERELSFGFFYKEQVY, encoded by the coding sequence ATGGGTAACAAACCGGAACTGCTTGTTCCCGCAGGTTCTATTGCAGAGCTGCAGGCGTATCTTGATTGTGGAGCGGATGCCTTCCTCATTGGCGAGGATATATTTGGCATGCGTCTTCCAGGTAATTTTACCCCAGCCGAAATTGCTGAAGCTGTCAAGATTGCCCATGAACGCGGGGCTAAAATATATGTATGTATCAATATTCTGATGAGTAATGAGCTACTCAAGGACCTACCGGATTATGTAAAACAGCTTGAGGCTGCTGGGGTGGATGCCGTTCAATTTGGCGATCCGTCCGTATTACAGACAGTTAGGGAGTTAGCTCCACAATTGAAGCTGCATTGGAACGGGGAAATGACTTCAACCAATTACATGACAGCGAACTATTGGGGAAGCAAAGGGGCATGCCGCGTTGTGTTGGCACGTGAACTGAATATGGACGAGATAACGGAAATGCAGCCGCATTTACAGATCGAGTCCGAGGTTCAGGTACATGGCATGACGAATATTTACCATTCCAAGCGCAGTCTGGTTCGCAGCTACATGGCGCATCAGGGCCGAGTGATTGCGGAGAATGAATCCGTAAGTAAGGAGCGCGGATTATTCTTGATCGAGGCGGAGCGCCAAGATGAGAAATTCCCGATCTATGAGGATCGCAATGGAACTCATATTATGAGCTCAGATGATATTTGCATTTTGGAAGATCTTCATATGCTGTTAGGTGCTGGAGTGGACAGCTTGAAGATCGAAACGATCTTTAAACCAGTAAGCTATAATGAGACAGTTATCCGTGTCTATCGTCAAGCGATTGACACTTATTTTGCCGATCCAGAAGCTTATGAATTCGATGAAGCATGGATGGAGACGATCCGTGAGGTTCAGGACCCTGAGCGCGAGTTGTCGTTTGGGTTTTTCTATAAAGAACAAGTATATTAA
- a CDS encoding DUF1292 domain-containing protein: protein MTDFSAEKVVWTSRVRDAYGTIVELQDEQGKASYYTVENEFDVAGASYAALRPEQDSSVEEPELFKIVQSSDGELELVTIEDDDEWENISELYGELTFPE, encoded by the coding sequence ATGACTGATTTTTCAGCGGAGAAGGTAGTGTGGACGTCACGGGTTCGTGACGCTTACGGTACCATTGTCGAGCTTCAAGATGAACAAGGCAAGGCTTCCTATTATACTGTCGAGAATGAATTTGACGTAGCGGGAGCATCTTACGCCGCTTTGCGCCCTGAACAAGACTCTTCCGTAGAAGAGCCCGAATTGTTCAAGATTGTCCAGTCCTCGGATGGGGAGTTAGAACTTGTTACCATCGAAGATGATGACGAATGGGAGAATATATCTGAGCTATACGGTGAACTTACGTTCCCTGAATGA
- a CDS encoding IreB family regulatory phosphoprotein yields MDSMDKTVKFNVTGDEQQASAEGILLTVYDALQEKDYNPINQIVGYLLSGDPAYIPRHNNARSLVRKKERDELIEELVRYYLAGHR; encoded by the coding sequence ATGGACTCCATGGATAAAACCGTCAAGTTCAATGTAACAGGAGATGAGCAGCAAGCGTCGGCAGAAGGTATCCTTCTTACGGTGTATGATGCGCTTCAGGAGAAGGATTATAATCCGATTAACCAGATTGTCGGGTATTTGCTGTCGGGTGATCCGGCGTATATACCACGGCATAACAACGCAAGAAGCTTGGTTCGCAAGAAGGAGCGCGACGAGCTGATTGAGGAACTGGTGAGATACTATCTGGCTGGTCATCGTTAG
- a CDS encoding DUF1292 domain-containing protein: MSKDRIGYEEEPEIIYIPNEEGNEEEFEVIMKFEVDGSDAKYMMVVPLDSEDHDDDEESEEVYAFRYEEDGDDLKLYTIESDEEWEIVEETFNTLVDEFDGEDNDD; encoded by the coding sequence ATGTCTAAAGATCGTATTGGCTATGAAGAAGAACCGGAGATTATTTATATTCCCAACGAAGAGGGGAATGAAGAAGAATTCGAAGTAATTATGAAGTTCGAAGTTGACGGTTCCGACGCCAAATATATGATGGTCGTTCCTTTGGATTCCGAGGATCATGATGATGATGAAGAGAGCGAAGAAGTATATGCCTTCCGCTACGAGGAAGACGGCGATGACCTTAAACTGTACACAATCGAGAGCGATGAAGAATGGGAGATCGTTGAAGAGACATTCAATACCCTGGTTGATGAATTCGACGGGGAGGACAACGATGACTGA
- the cymR gene encoding cysteine metabolism transcriptional regulator CymR: MKISTKGRYGLTIMMELAAKFGEGPTSLKSIAEKNQLSEHYLEQLIAPLRNAGLVKSIRGAYGGYILSRDASEITAGDIIRVLEGPISPVDFTEEDDPAKRDLWLRIRDSIAEVLDSTTLEDLITFEEQSTKENYMFYI; encoded by the coding sequence TTGAAGATTTCTACAAAGGGACGCTATGGCTTAACGATCATGATGGAGCTGGCGGCAAAATTCGGCGAGGGACCAACTTCCCTGAAAAGTATCGCTGAGAAAAATCAATTATCGGAGCATTATCTGGAACAATTGATTGCCCCGCTTCGTAATGCTGGCCTTGTCAAGAGCATCCGCGGCGCGTATGGCGGCTATATCCTGTCCCGCGACGCCTCCGAGATTACAGCCGGAGATATTATCCGTGTACTTGAAGGACCGATCTCACCGGTGGATTTTACGGAGGAGGACGATCCGGCCAAACGTGATCTGTGGCTTAGAATCCGCGATAGCATCGCTGAAGTGTTGGATTCTACGACCCTGGAGGATTTAATTACATTCGAAGAGCAAAGTACTAAAGAGAACTATATGTTCTATATCTAA
- the mltG gene encoding endolytic transglycosylase MltG: protein MKTALKWFLAFILIIIIAAGAGGAYIYYGMQPVKASEEVVRVTIEPGMRTSSIADTLEQQGLIKNAFLFKSYLKLKSEGSRFQAGTYDINPGADYDEIIVKLNSGDIVKAEMIRFTIPEGYTVKQMAEILSEQGFVNEDTFLKLAKSPTGIDSQLLADIPDRAEMKFRLEGYLFPETYELKKGSSEQEIINRMFTETDQRLHKIADFEQKLKKSGLSLNEIMTVASLVEREVVVDSERSLVAGVIYNRLAKNMKLEIDATVQYLLDKPKERLMNSDLRKVDSPYNTYLYEGLPPGPIAAPSLKSIEAALAPEASEYLFYVTKKDGSGEHLFAKTYKEHLNNIEKSKATAK from the coding sequence ATGAAGACAGCGTTGAAATGGTTCCTCGCATTTATTCTGATTATTATTATTGCAGCGGGAGCGGGCGGTGCCTATATTTATTACGGCATGCAGCCAGTGAAAGCCTCGGAAGAAGTGGTGAGGGTTACGATTGAACCAGGAATGCGGACGAGCAGCATAGCTGATACCCTGGAGCAGCAAGGACTTATCAAGAATGCGTTCTTGTTCAAATCGTATTTAAAGTTGAAATCCGAGGGTAGCCGTTTTCAGGCGGGTACTTATGATATAAATCCCGGAGCCGATTATGATGAGATTATCGTCAAGCTGAACAGCGGAGATATTGTCAAAGCTGAGATGATCCGCTTCACCATACCAGAGGGTTATACCGTCAAGCAGATGGCGGAGATCTTATCCGAGCAAGGATTCGTTAATGAGGATACTTTCCTGAAATTGGCCAAGTCTCCTACAGGCATTGACAGTCAACTGTTAGCTGATATTCCAGATCGTGCGGAGATGAAATTTAGACTGGAAGGTTATTTATTCCCAGAAACTTATGAATTGAAGAAGGGCAGCAGCGAGCAGGAGATTATCAATCGGATGTTCACGGAAACAGATCAGCGTCTGCACAAAATTGCTGATTTTGAGCAAAAGCTAAAGAAGAGCGGACTCAGTCTGAATGAAATAATGACAGTTGCATCTCTTGTGGAGCGTGAGGTCGTTGTCGATTCGGAACGCAGCTTGGTAGCTGGCGTCATCTATAATCGGCTTGCTAAAAACATGAAGTTAGAGATTGATGCCACCGTCCAATATCTATTAGACAAACCTAAAGAGCGCCTAATGAATTCGGACCTGAGAAAAGTGGACAGCCCATATAATACTTATTTGTATGAGGGACTGCCGCCAGGGCCGATCGCTGCGCCAAGTCTGAAATCTATTGAGGCCGCACTCGCGCCGGAAGCTTCGGAGTATTTGTTCTATGTGACGAAGAAGGATGGCAGCGGTGAGCATCTATTTGCCAAGACGTATAAAGAGCATTTGAATAATATTGAGAAGAGCAAGGCAACAGCTAAATAA
- a CDS encoding peptidase U32 family protein has translation MQTAEKHIRKYTGKRNRLEKPELLAPAGNLEKLKFAVHYGADAVYIGGQKYGLRSGADNFSLEEMREGVEFAKKYGAKVFVATNIYAHNEDLAGIEDYLRGLHSVGIAAIITADPIIVDTARRLVPELEVHLSTQQSTVNWQAVKFWKEEGLPRVVLGRETSLEEIEEIKQHVDVEIEAFIHGAMCSSYSGRCVLSNHFTDRDSNRGGCCQSCRWKYDLFEDARPVETWISEEEARDSSVLRNFQLGVNQLPLFDEGDNAFTMGSKDLCMIEHIPDLIDSGVDSFKIEGRMKSIHYVATVVNVYRQAIDSYMADPDNYVLKQEWLEEIQKAANRPVNTGFFYDIPDHEDHIYEPEEKAMPFDFAGLVMDYDHATGIAVIQQRNHFKPGHEIEFFGPNGTFFKQTVGKIWDEEGNELDAARHPLQRIKMKVDHPVSYFDMMRKKK, from the coding sequence ATGCAAACTGCGGAGAAACATATACGTAAATATACCGGCAAGCGAAACCGTTTGGAGAAGCCAGAGCTGCTGGCTCCGGCAGGGAACCTCGAGAAATTGAAATTCGCAGTCCATTATGGAGCAGATGCGGTTTACATCGGGGGACAAAAATACGGGCTTCGCTCAGGGGCCGACAATTTCAGTCTAGAGGAAATGCGCGAGGGCGTTGAGTTTGCCAAGAAATATGGAGCCAAAGTATTCGTGGCTACAAATATATATGCTCACAACGAGGATTTGGCTGGGATAGAGGATTATCTGCGTGGCCTGCATTCCGTAGGGATTGCGGCTATAATCACCGCCGACCCAATTATTGTTGATACGGCTCGTCGCCTTGTACCAGAGCTGGAGGTGCATCTTAGCACCCAGCAATCGACTGTGAATTGGCAGGCCGTGAAGTTCTGGAAGGAAGAAGGACTGCCGCGTGTTGTCCTGGGGCGGGAGACAAGCCTGGAGGAGATCGAGGAGATCAAGCAGCATGTAGATGTCGAGATCGAAGCTTTTATTCACGGAGCGATGTGTTCCTCTTATTCCGGACGCTGTGTGCTGTCCAATCATTTCACAGACCGCGACTCCAACCGGGGTGGGTGCTGTCAATCTTGCCGCTGGAAATACGATCTGTTCGAAGATGCCAGACCGGTCGAAACTTGGATCTCCGAAGAAGAGGCAAGGGACAGTTCTGTATTGCGCAATTTCCAGCTTGGTGTAAATCAATTGCCGTTATTCGATGAAGGTGACAATGCCTTTACAATGGGATCCAAGGATTTGTGCATGATTGAGCATATTCCTGATTTGATTGATTCCGGCGTAGACAGCTTTAAGATTGAGGGTCGTATGAAATCGATCCACTATGTGGCTACGGTTGTTAACGTTTATCGTCAGGCGATCGATTCTTACATGGCTGATCCAGATAATTACGTTCTTAAGCAGGAATGGCTAGAGGAAATTCAGAAGGCGGCCAACCGCCCGGTGAATACTGGATTTTTCTACGACATTCCGGATCATGAAGATCATATTTATGAACCTGAGGAGAAGGCGATGCCTTTTGATTTTGCAGGTCTTGTCATGGACTATGATCACGCCACGGGAATCGCTGTAATTCAGCAACGTAATCATTTTAAGCCGGGTCACGAAATTGAATTCTTCGGTCCGAATGGAACCTTCTTCAAGCAAACAGTAGGCAAGATTTGGGACGAAGAGGGCAATGAGCTCGATGCTGCTCGTCATCCGCTGCAAAGAATCAAGATGAAGGTGGACCATCCTGTATCTTATTTTGACATGATGCGTAAGAAGAAATAG
- the alaS gene encoding alanine--tRNA ligase, with amino-acid sequence MKASEIRSKWLEFFASKGHKIEPSASLVPHNDPSLLWINAGMAPLKPYFDGRVKPENPRLANSQKCIRTNDIENVGKTRRHHTFFEMLGNFSIGDYFKEEAITWAWEFLTGKEWIGFDPERLSVTVYPEDEEAFKLWNEKVGLPAERIIKLEDNFWDIGEGPCGPCTEIFYDRGEAYGDATDPEMYPGGENERYLEVWNLVFSQFNHNKDGSYTPLPNKNIDTGAGLERFASILQDVNSNFDTDIFQPLIQKTAKLANVKYGEKEDLDVAFKVIADHIRTVAFAVSDGVLPSNEGRGYVIRRLLRRAVRYGKMLGLDKPFMYTLVETVGEVMGSYYPDVVEKREFIEKVVHNEEERFHETLTEGLSILAEMSAEAKSTGHTVISGANAFKLYDTYGFPLDLTEDFALEHGLNVDREGFEAAMEEQRTRARSARHDGASMKIQGGVLSDLTTKSEFVGYNELNVTTKIVAIVSEGAFVDVLSAGQTGQIILEKTPFYAESGGQVSDQGIISDASSRAEVTGLFKAPRGQHVHQVTVLSGELRSGTEVKAEVSGEMRRDIVKNHTATHLLHKALKETLGEHVNQAGSLVEPQRLRFDFSHLGSISAEELAVIERRVNEQIWNALDIITRQMPIDEAKALGAMALFGEKYGDVVRVVKAGDYSLELCGGCHVNNTAEIGLFKLISESGIGSGVRRIEAVTGRGAYQFMEEQLDLLKQAGGLLKANIADVPKRVEALQHQLKELERENESLQGKLSSIEAGSLTSQVVTIGETKLLAARVDAGSMDALRTLADELKGKLPDAVLVLGAPAQDKVNFVVVVPESEVKRGLHAGKLVKEVAAVCGGGGGGRPDMAQAGGKDASKLEEALKVAEEWIASQV; translated from the coding sequence ATGAAAGCAAGTGAAATTCGCTCCAAATGGCTGGAGTTCTTTGCCAGCAAAGGGCATAAAATTGAACCGAGCGCTTCGCTCGTACCGCATAACGATCCATCCCTGCTTTGGATCAATGCCGGTATGGCACCGCTCAAGCCTTATTTTGATGGCCGGGTGAAGCCGGAGAATCCGCGCCTGGCGAATTCGCAGAAATGTATCCGTACCAATGATATTGAGAATGTGGGTAAGACGCGTCGGCACCATACTTTCTTCGAGATGCTGGGCAACTTCTCCATTGGAGATTATTTCAAGGAGGAAGCGATCACTTGGGCCTGGGAATTCCTGACCGGCAAAGAGTGGATTGGCTTCGATCCGGAGCGCCTGTCTGTAACTGTATATCCTGAAGATGAAGAAGCTTTCAAGCTTTGGAATGAGAAGGTAGGCCTGCCGGCTGAACGGATTATCAAACTGGAGGACAACTTCTGGGATATCGGTGAAGGTCCATGCGGGCCTTGTACAGAAATTTTCTATGATCGCGGCGAAGCGTATGGAGATGCTACTGATCCGGAAATGTACCCGGGGGGAGAGAACGAACGCTATCTCGAAGTATGGAACCTCGTATTCTCGCAATTCAATCACAATAAGGACGGCAGCTATACACCGCTCCCTAACAAGAACATTGATACCGGGGCAGGCCTGGAGCGCTTTGCTTCAATTCTGCAAGATGTGAACTCCAACTTCGATACCGATATTTTCCAGCCGCTGATTCAGAAGACGGCCAAGCTGGCTAATGTGAAGTATGGGGAGAAAGAAGACCTGGATGTAGCGTTCAAAGTCATCGCTGACCATATTCGTACGGTTGCGTTCGCTGTGTCCGATGGCGTGCTTCCTTCTAATGAAGGCCGCGGGTATGTCATCCGCCGTTTGCTGCGCCGTGCGGTTCGCTATGGGAAGATGCTCGGCCTGGACAAGCCGTTCATGTACACACTAGTGGAAACTGTTGGTGAAGTAATGGGCAGCTACTATCCAGATGTCGTAGAGAAACGTGAATTTATCGAGAAGGTCGTTCATAACGAAGAGGAACGCTTCCATGAGACGCTGACGGAAGGCTTGTCTATTCTGGCAGAGATGAGTGCAGAGGCCAAGTCAACAGGTCATACGGTGATTAGTGGGGCCAATGCCTTTAAGCTCTACGATACTTATGGATTCCCGCTTGATTTGACGGAAGACTTTGCGCTTGAGCATGGTCTGAATGTAGACCGTGAGGGCTTCGAAGCGGCGATGGAGGAACAGCGTACGCGTGCGCGTTCAGCTCGTCATGATGGAGCTAGCATGAAAATTCAGGGCGGAGTCCTCTCTGATTTAACGACTAAATCAGAGTTCGTTGGATATAATGAGCTTAATGTTACTACTAAAATTGTGGCGATCGTCTCTGAGGGTGCATTTGTTGATGTGCTGTCCGCAGGGCAGACAGGCCAAATCATTCTGGAGAAGACGCCTTTCTACGCGGAGAGCGGTGGACAGGTCAGCGACCAGGGGATCATCTCCGATGCTTCCTCGCGTGCTGAGGTTACCGGATTATTCAAGGCTCCGCGTGGTCAGCATGTGCATCAAGTGACCGTACTGTCCGGCGAGCTGCGTTCCGGTACGGAAGTGAAGGCGGAAGTAAGTGGCGAGATGCGGCGCGACATCGTGAAGAACCATACGGCTACGCACTTGCTGCACAAAGCGTTGAAAGAGACGCTTGGCGAACATGTTAATCAAGCAGGTTCTTTGGTAGAGCCGCAGCGTTTGCGCTTCGACTTCTCTCACCTGGGCAGCATCTCTGCGGAGGAGCTTGCGGTAATAGAACGCCGTGTGAATGAGCAGATCTGGAATGCACTCGATATCATCACCCGGCAAATGCCAATTGATGAAGCGAAGGCATTAGGAGCCATGGCCCTGTTCGGCGAGAAATATGGCGATGTCGTCCGTGTCGTTAAAGCAGGGGACTACAGCCTCGAGTTGTGCGGAGGGTGTCATGTGAACAATACGGCGGAGATTGGCCTGTTCAAGCTGATCAGTGAGAGTGGAATCGGCTCGGGTGTACGACGGATCGAGGCAGTAACTGGTCGCGGAGCTTATCAGTTCATGGAAGAGCAGCTTGATCTTCTGAAGCAGGCTGGCGGTTTACTCAAAGCAAACATCGCCGATGTTCCGAAGCGGGTTGAGGCACTGCAGCATCAATTAAAAGAGCTGGAGCGTGAGAATGAATCGTTACAAGGCAAGCTGAGCTCAATCGAAGCCGGATCACTGACCAGCCAGGTCGTGACCATTGGCGAGACGAAGCTACTGGCCGCTCGCGTCGATGCAGGAAGCATGGATGCGCTGCGCACCTTGGCGGATGAGCTGAAGGGCAAACTGCCTGATGCTGTTCTAGTTCTTGGAGCGCCTGCACAAGATAAAGTGAATTTTGTTGTCGTAGTTCCGGAGTCGGAAGTGAAGCGTGGGCTGCACGCTGGCAAATTGGTCAAGGAAGTCGCTGCGGTATGTGGTGGTGGCGGTGGCGGCCGCCCGGATATGGCCCAAGCTGGCGGCAAGGATGCTTCCAAACTGGAGGAAGCCCTGAAGGTAGCAGAAGAATGGATCGCTTCCCAGGTGTAA
- a CDS encoding AI-2E family transporter: MEPFLKSKLFRYGVWLLLGLIILYFIWQLRPMFAVIYGFLKAIFAPFVIAMIISYVLNPIVKMLGGRKVPRTMAVLLIYAVFLTSLSVILMNVIPMFVEQLEELGEHLPQLTMHTQQFMNRFDNSILPGSIRMGMNNWFFQVEQRMATSISDFLNNIGTTLNIVFNVFIIPFLIFYILKDFDTFERMILQYLPRTHRKSIVSLLKEIDEALGNYIRGQLLVCVIIGVLAYIGYMIIGMPFALLLAGVVAVCNIIPYLGPFLGAAPAMLMALTISWKMALFVLLVNMLCQTIESNIISPQVVGRTLHLHPMLIIFALLVGGEIAGVPGLIVAVPMFAVGKVILQHFYTYYVRRKTV; encoded by the coding sequence ATGGAGCCGTTCCTAAAAAGCAAGCTATTCCGTTATGGAGTCTGGCTGCTGCTGGGGCTCATTATTTTATATTTTATTTGGCAACTTCGTCCGATGTTTGCTGTCATTTACGGATTCCTGAAAGCGATCTTTGCCCCGTTCGTGATCGCTATGATAATCTCCTATGTACTTAATCCAATTGTAAAAATGCTTGGCGGGCGTAAGGTACCAAGGACGATGGCGGTACTGCTCATTTATGCAGTGTTTCTAACGAGCCTATCGGTCATTCTAATGAATGTCATCCCAATGTTCGTAGAACAGCTTGAAGAATTGGGCGAACATTTGCCGCAGCTTACCATGCATACGCAGCAATTTATGAACCGCTTTGATAACAGCATCCTTCCGGGAAGCATTCGCATGGGAATGAACAACTGGTTCTTCCAGGTCGAACAACGAATGGCCACGTCAATCTCTGATTTTCTTAACAATATTGGCACGACCTTAAACATTGTCTTCAACGTGTTCATTATCCCTTTCCTCATCTTCTATATCCTCAAAGACTTTGATACATTCGAGCGTATGATTCTGCAGTATCTTCCCCGAACGCATCGCAAATCGATCGTCTCGTTACTGAAGGAGATTGACGAAGCGTTGGGGAACTATATACGCGGACAACTGCTCGTCTGCGTCATTATCGGTGTGCTGGCTTATATTGGCTATATGATTATCGGCATGCCATTCGCTCTCTTACTGGCAGGTGTCGTTGCTGTATGCAACATCATTCCGTATCTAGGCCCTTTTCTTGGGGCTGCTCCAGCCATGCTGATGGCACTGACGATTTCCTGGAAAATGGCGCTGTTCGTCCTGCTCGTTAATATGCTGTGCCAGACAATCGAGAGCAATATTATCTCGCCGCAGGTGGTGGGACGAACGTTACATTTGCACCCGATGTTGATCATTTTCGCTCTGCTGGTCGGTGGTGAGATCGCAGGCGTTCCCGGGCTTATTGTTGCGGTTCCCATGTTCGCGGTTGGCAAGGTGATTCTACAACATTTCTATACTTACTATGTACGTCGGAAGACGGTATAG
- a CDS encoding cysteine desulfurase family protein, whose product MNNIYLDHAASTPIRPEVAEVMMKVMTEQYGNASSVHSFGRAAKRLISSARDQVSAVVGCRPDELVFTAGGTESDNLALFGVAAARAERGKHIITTGTEHHAVLHTCQRLEKDGYEVTYLPVDRYGRIHPEQVAEAIRPDTILVSVIYANNEVGTIQPISEIGQITAERDIAFHVDAVQALGALPIHLSELPVDLMSFSSHKINGPQGVGALYVGKNIKLEPLQYGGLQERTRRAGTENMAGIAGFAKAAELAKLELHERTSRDEELRGSLLTELEELVGSSHYHINGHPEHHLAHILNISFPECGTETMLMNLDMEGIAISSGSACTSGSLEPSHVLEAMHLPPNLLQSAVRFSFGLGNTIEEIKITAKKIATILDRIRSRKY is encoded by the coding sequence ATGAACAATATATATTTGGATCATGCGGCGTCTACACCCATCCGCCCCGAAGTGGCTGAAGTGATGATGAAGGTGATGACCGAGCAATACGGGAATGCTTCCAGCGTTCACTCCTTCGGACGGGCAGCCAAGAGACTGATCAGTTCAGCGCGGGATCAGGTGTCCGCTGTGGTAGGCTGCCGACCAGATGAACTGGTCTTCACCGCGGGGGGGACGGAAAGCGATAATCTGGCATTGTTCGGAGTCGCTGCCGCCCGTGCGGAACGGGGCAAGCATATCATCACGACAGGGACTGAGCACCATGCGGTGCTGCATACATGCCAAAGGTTGGAAAAGGATGGGTATGAGGTTACTTATTTACCAGTCGATCGCTATGGTAGAATTCATCCGGAGCAAGTTGCGGAAGCGATCCGTCCTGATACAATTCTCGTCTCGGTCATATACGCGAACAATGAAGTTGGAACGATTCAGCCGATCTCAGAGATCGGACAGATAACGGCTGAGCGTGACATCGCTTTTCATGTTGACGCTGTGCAAGCGCTAGGAGCATTGCCGATCCATCTTAGCGAATTGCCAGTCGACTTGATGAGCTTCTCTTCACATAAAATTAACGGCCCACAAGGCGTAGGTGCATTGTACGTAGGTAAGAATATCAAGCTGGAGCCGCTGCAGTATGGCGGCCTGCAAGAGCGGACACGCCGGGCTGGCACCGAAAATATGGCCGGAATTGCTGGCTTCGCCAAAGCGGCAGAATTGGCCAAACTTGAACTCCACGAACGGACAAGCCGTGATGAAGAGCTGCGCGGGTCGCTGCTTACAGAGCTTGAAGAACTGGTCGGCAGCAGCCACTATCATATTAATGGACATCCTGAGCATCATCTGGCTCACATCCTGAACATTAGCTTCCCGGAATGCGGTACAGAGACGATGCTCATGAATCTGGATATGGAGGGAATTGCTATTTCGAGCGGTTCGGCATGTACTTCAGGATCATTAGAGCCTTCGCATGTGCTTGAAGCGATGCATCTTCCGCCAAATCTTTTACAATCCGCGGTTCGATTTAGCTTCGGATTGGGTAATACTATAGAAGAAATTAAAATTACTGCAAAAAAAATTGCAACCATTCTCGATCGTATACGTAGTAGAAAATATTAG
- the ruvX gene encoding Holliday junction resolvase RuvX, which yields MKILGLDYGDARIGVAISDELGWTAQGLEVIERRKEGAELKRIAELVSQHEVEEVVVGLPKNMNGTIGPRGEICKAFAEQLHEMLQVPVHLWDERLTTVSAHRTLIEADVSRKKRKGVVDKMAASLILQNYLDSKSKK from the coding sequence ATGAAAATTCTAGGTCTTGATTATGGGGATGCACGAATCGGAGTCGCGATTAGCGATGAGCTCGGATGGACGGCCCAAGGACTTGAAGTCATTGAACGCCGCAAAGAAGGGGCGGAGCTGAAGCGGATTGCTGAGCTGGTTAGCCAGCATGAAGTGGAAGAGGTCGTGGTCGGGCTTCCGAAGAATATGAATGGTACGATTGGTCCCCGTGGTGAAATATGCAAGGCCTTTGCGGAGCAATTGCATGAAATGCTGCAGGTGCCTGTGCACTTGTGGGATGAGCGTCTGACTACGGTCTCAGCACATCGAACGCTGATCGAGGCAGATGTGAGCAGGAAGAAACGCAAAGGGGTCGTGGACAAAATGGCCGCGAGCTTGATTTTGCAAAATTATTTGGACTCTAAGAGTAAAAAGTGA